Sequence from the Ziziphus jujuba cultivar Dongzao chromosome 9, ASM3175591v1 genome:
TGTTGcttgaaagaaaggaaaatatcaACTAAAACATTTGCATGTATCATTTTATACAGATATAGTATCTACAGACCCaccattatttcatataaaagcATTGCATCTGATAACTGTCTATCTCATGCAAACACTTCTATAAATCAGATATTGTTCACATATGAGAAGCTCTAACACATAAAAGATGCCATTTCAAAACCCTCCTCTTAAGTCCACTCCTAAACTAACATAAATCTACCTTTCAAATAATCCTCCTATGAGAGCCTCAACTCAAAGAAGTTTTGGTAATCATTAATTCAGCTAATATCCATTCATCCTATATTTCTAGCATTACATGCTCGTATCAATAATTTGAGTTACTTCAGAAAGATaacaagttttctttttctaacaAGATTGAACATAATTTAAGTTGAAACAAGTCAGAAAACAGGGAAGAAAATTGATAGGTagatcaaaataaagaaatcagGGTATGCTCGGGTTTGCAGAATATGATATATAGAGCATGGAAAGTTTGTAGGTGATTGGTACTAAAGTATATATATCGGTAGATAGAGACAAATGCCATGCCACTTGCAAGTCATAACAGCGCACAAACATCTGCCCCTTCACTTTGATGTTTTTTGTGTTAAATCTCAGAATACACATTCTTCAAGATAAGAAGTAGTCCACCATAAAGTACCGTTgacaatagaaattaaaaagattCAAGGTGTTTGGTTTTTTGAGTTTCTGTTACTAAAGTCGtctaattttacaatttttcaaaGCACAGATAATGAGTGCAAAAATGTGTTCAGCCCTAGCATTCAAGTAGTACactaaaaaaaacttcaaaatgaaaagggtggaaaaaaaaattaatggcatTGGGTTGATATAGAGTTCGATaagagtttgaaaaaaaaaaaaaaaaaaaaagttatatgtgTAGGTTTACATCCATGGAAAGAAGAAATGAAAAGCAACTTTACGTCTTAATTCACACAAAGAAATCTCAGCATTCTCCAATTTAGTCACCAAATCTTGGTGCCGTCAAATACTTCGAGATTTCTCTTTAAACAGCCTTCAACCGCATCCTGCTCGATGTTCTCTTATTCTCATTCTCATGACATACATAAACGAAAGGTAAATTTAAGCATTATGCAAGCAtggaatataaataaataaatgggagACCAGCATAGAACCAATTATAATCCTACTTTATATTTCCTTTCTCAAAATTTCCCGGCAACcaaacagaagaagaaagataACCCAGAAacagaaattcaaataaatcaaTCCGCCAACTTGCATAATCACTAATATAGGGGGAAAAAGGACTAGCAAATTACAAACAAACcctaatatatatgcattaggGTTTTCTAATCTGAGCGCAATGTAAAAGAGAACCATACTATTCAGTGACGTCTTCGAGGACCATATTGACGTAAACATCGAATCCCCTAAGAGTGCCGACGAGCTCCTTGTCACCCTTCATTATTACCCATATTTTGGAACCAATGCAGCGGTCGATCAACTCTGAAAAAATTTCCcccaaacaaaaaccaaaaagaattcaaaCTTTTTTCCCGTTTGATTTTTCCCGAGAAAGTGATAGAAAGAGAATAGCAAACCTGAGGGGAGTAGCTGTGAAGGATTGTTAGCCATGGATGCAGGAAACTCTGGCCGTGGTACAAGCCGGTGGTTATGGAGCTACTCTCGGCTGCGAAACTTGAAGGTACGCTAAAAAGCTCGGATGACAAATCTGTCCCTTGCCCGCTTTCTctgttttatatttgttttttaatttgggaGTTTTTTGGTGggatatgcataataaattggatttgtattaaaattttaatttttcttttaatttattaaagaaataaattagtgaaaataaaaatatcgagTAGGAAGCAATATACGAATGAGGGAGGACATGTGAACTTTGCTTTTGGATGAATAAGtctttcaaatataataattcatataaaagTGTTGCATAATACTCATCCTTTTGTCACAATTTTTGtggtaaaaataaattgtagCCGTGgccttcatttttattattatttttttataaataatatattagtttttattcaagtcatgtttaaaaattataaaatattagtaaaaaaaGGGTCAAACATGCAATAACAAGGCTACCATGACTATGTCCATAAATCTTATATTTGTGGTCCTTTAAaaagtgaaaacaaaaaatgaggATAAGTTATTACTTCTGGAAAAATAGATTATAGATCGAAATTTATAATTAGTCATAAAAAAAAGGCTAACATCCAAAGAGATGTTTGTATTAAGActtgtatcaattttttttttttaagaagattTAAATCATTTAAGAGTTGAATTTAACTTcttgttaaatttttaaaattgtttagatATTTGAGtgtattatttcataaaataaataatgaattaagTT
This genomic interval carries:
- the LOC107426599 gene encoding sm-like protein LSM5, with product MANNPSQLLPSELIDRCIGSKIWVIMKGDKELVGTLRGFDVYVNMVLEDVTEYEITAEGRRITKLDQILLNGNNIAILVPGGSPESE